The Rhabdothermincola salaria genome segment GCGTGGTCGCGGGGGTCGACGACGGAGCGCACCAGGTCGACCCGCAACGGCGCGCCGAGTATGCCCACCGCCGAGAGCACGCCCGCTCGGGCCGGCACGACCACCGCGGCCATGTCCAGGGCCTCGGCCAGGGCGCACGCGTGCAGCGGACCGGCGCCCCCGAAGGCGACCAGGGCCAGACCCGACGGGTCGACACCGCGCTCGACGGTGACCACCCGGATGGCTTCCTCCATGGCGGCGTCGACCACGGCCAGCACTCCGTCGGCGGTGACGCCGGCGGCGGCCAACGCCGTCTCGGCCGCATCGCGGTCGAGTGGACCGAGACCGGGGAAGGCGGCGTCGGCCGGGATGCGGCCGGCGACCAGGTCGGCATCGGTGACGGTGGGACGCCGACCACCCCGGCCGTAGCAGGCCGGCCCGGGTTCGGCCCCGGCGCTCTCGGGCCCCACGACGAGGGCCCCACCGTCGTCGAGGTGGGCGATGGACCCCCCGCCGGCGCCGATGGTGTGCACGTCGAGCGACGGCATTCGCACCGGGAAGCCGGCGACCTCCCGTTCGGCGGCCGGCTCGGGGGTGCCGCCGAGCACGAGGCACACGTCGGTGGACGTGCCCCCCATGTCGAAGGTGACCGCATCGGGGAACCCGTTGGCCGCGGCGGCCACGGCCCCGGCCAGCACCCCGCCGGCGGGGCCCGACAACAGCAGCGCCGCCGGTCGCTCGGCCGCCCGCCTCGCCGGCACCAGGCCCGCCGCCGAGGTCATGACGAGCACGCGGTCGGCTGCGTCGTCGAGGTCGCGCAGATAGGTCCGACAGGCGGGCCGCAGGTAGGCGTTCACGACGGTGGTCACCGTGCGCTCGTACTCGCGGAACTCCGGGCTCACGTCGCACGAGCAGCTCACGTCGTGGCCCCGGAACTCCAGCTCGGCCCCGACCACCCACTCGTGCCCTGGTTCGAGGTCGCTGTGCAGCAGGCACACGGCGACCGCGTCGACGACGTCGGGGATGACCGGGATCTCGCCGAGGGGCACCAGCTCGGTGCCGTCGGCGGCCAGGCGCTCGTCGACCTCGAGGCGCAGGTGGCGGGGCACCAGCGGCTCGGGGCGGGTCGCCGACTGGTCGTACAACGCGGGACGGTCCTGGCGGGCGATCTCGATGACGTCGGCGAAGCCGGCCGTCGTCACCAGCGCCACCCGGGCGCCCTTGCGTTCGAGCAGGGCGTTGGTGGCGACGGTGGTGCCGTGGGCCAGGGTCTCGGCCTGCTCGTCACCGAGCAGCAGGGCCAGACCGTCGCGCACGGCGCGACCGGGGTCGTCTCGGGTGCTGGGCACCTTGGCGATGCGACCGTCGGCGGTGACCAGGTCGGTGAAGGTGCCCCCGGTGTCGCTGCCGACGCGCGTCATGGACCCGGAGGCGCAGGCGGAGGAGGGGGCGGCGGCGGGGCCACGACGACCACGGCGGTGGACCCGAGGTGGTCGACGAGGGTGCGGTGCAGGCGCCCCATCGCCTCGTCGTGGCCGTCCCACACCAACAGGGCGGCGCGGGCCCGGCGGGCCAGCCAGTCGTCGCGCCGGGCCATCGCGGCGCGCTGGTCGTCGACGCTTGCCGGCACGTCGGGGCGCAGCACCCGCACCCCGTCGGCCTCGCCCACGAGCTCCTCGAAACGCTCGCGGTCCGCCTCGGGCCACCCCGTGGCCGGGTCGGGCCACGGGAGCACGGCCACGTAGGGCACGCCCGCCCCCACGGCGGCCTCGGCGGCCAGCTGCTCGGCCCCCCGGCGCAGCCCGGTGACGACCACCAGCTCGGGGTCGCGCTCGACCAGGGTGACCAGCTTGGTGAGCAGCTCGTCGAGGAGGATGCCGGCCCCCTCGGGGTCGGCTTCGGGATCCACGACGGGAGGGCGATGCCCGAGGATCACCACCGGATGGCCGGGCAGGTCGCCGTCGGTTCCCGAACCGGTGTCGTCGGTGCCGCTGGTGCCGACCGAGGCCGCCGACCGCGTCGGTGCGCCCGGTCGGTCGGGTGCCCCGACCTCTTCCGGGGGCGAGTCGCCCGACCGGCCCTGCTGGGTCTCCGCGGCCTCCACGGCCAGGCGATCGACGAGGTCGTTGCCCGGGTCGCCGCCGTGCCCCTTCACCCAACGGAACCTCACGTCGCCGCGAGCGACGACGAGGTCGACGAAGGGCTCCCACAGATCGCGGTTGGCCACCGGCTTGCGCTGGGAGTTGAGCCACCCCTTGCGCTTCCAGCCCTCCCACCAGCCGTCACGGAAGCAGTGCACGACGTAGGTGGAGTCGCTCACCACCTCCAGCGGCCCGGGGTTGGCCTTCACCGCCTCGAAGGCCGCCGTGATCTCCATGCGCTGGTTGGTGGAGTGGGCCTCTGCGCCGCTGGCGAAGGCTCCGCCCGGCACCGCCCAGGCCCAGCCCCCGGGGCCAGGGTTCCCCTTGCAGGCACCATCGGTGTAGGCCACGGTCGTCACCCGCCCAGCGTCGCACAGACCGGTTCATGCACAGTTCTCCCGAACTACCCACCGGTAACCGACCGAGGGGCGGCATCATGGAAGGCGCCCTGCCCCTCGAGCCCGGAAGGGTCTCCCCCCGTGAACCTCGACCAGCACGTCTCGCAACTGCCCGATGCCGACCCCACCGAGACCGGCGAGTGGTTGGACTCGCTGGACGCGGTGATCGGCGAGCGGGGCAAGACTCGGGCCCGCTACCTGGTGTCACGCCTCACCGAGCGGGCCCGGGAGCGCCAGGTCGGGACCCCGGCCGAGGTGTCCACCCCGTACGTGAACACCATCCCCGTGAACGAGCAGCCCTGGTTCCCGGGCGACGAGTACGTGGAGAAGCGCCTGCGCCGCATGCTGCGCTGGAACGCCGCGGTCATGGTGATCAACGCCAACACCCAGGCCGAGGGCATCGGCGGGCACCTGTCGACGTTCGCTTCGTCGGCGATGCTCTACGAGGTCGGGTTCAACCACTTCTTCCGGGGCAAGGAGGACGGGCTCGCCGGCGACCACGTGTACATCCAGGGCCACGCCGCGCCGGGCATCTACAGCCGGGCGTACCTCGAGCGCCGCCTCGACGAGTCCCACCTCGACGGGTTCCGTCGCGAGATCGACGGACCCGGGCTCTCCTCGTACCCCCACCCGTGGCTCATGCCCGACTTCTGGGAGTACCCGACGGTGTCCATGGGCCTGGGGCCCATCAACTCGATCTACCAGGCCCGGTTCAACAAGTACCTGCACAGCCGCCGCGTCGACGACACCGCCGCCAGCCGGGTGTGGTGCTTCCTCGGCGACGGTGAGACCGACGAGCCCGAGACGCTGGGCGCCATCTCGCTGGCCGGGCGCGAGGGGCTCGACAACCTCACCTGGGTCATCAACTGCAACCTGCAACGCCTCGACGGCCCGGTGCGGGGCAACGGCAAGATCATCCAGGAGCTCGAGAGCTCGTTCCGCGGTGCCGGCTGGAACGTGATCAAGGTCATCTGGGGCGCCGGGTGGGACGACCTGTTGGCGCGCGACGTCGACGGCGTGCTGCTGGCCAAGATGAACGCCACCCTCGACGGCGAGTGGCAGCGCTACGCGGTCGAGTCCGGCGAGTACATCCGCGAGCACTTCTTCGGCCCCGACCCGCGGTTGCGCAAGCTCGTCGAGCACCTCTCCGACGACGAGCTGCGGGCCCTGCCCCGAGGCGGTCACGACTACAAGAAGGTGTTCGCCGCCTACAAGGCCGCGGCCGAGACCAAGGGCGTACCCACCGTCATCCTGGCCAAGACGGTCAAGGGCTGGGCCCTGGGCTCGGAGGTCGAGGGCCGCAACTCCACCCACCAGATCAAGAAGATGTCGATGGCCCAGCTGCGCGAGCTGCGCGACCGGTTGCACCTCGACGACGTCATCCCCGACGACGCCCTCGACGACGAGGACACTCCGCCCTACTACCGGCCCGACACGGACTCGCCCGAGTACAAGTACCTGATGGACCGGCGGCGCGCCCTCGACGGGCCGTTGCCCATCCGCTCCACCGAGGTCCGCCGTCCGCTCACCCTGCCCGATCCGGCCGCGTTCGCCGAGTTCGACGCCGGCTCCGGTGGGCAGGCGGTGTCCACCACCATGGCCTTCACCCGGATGCTGCGCGGCCTCGCCCGCGACGAGGGCTTCGGCGACCGCGTCGTGCCCATCATCCCGGACGAGGCCCGCACCTTCGGCATGGACGCCCTGTTCCGCGAGCTGAAGATCTACGCCAGCCATGGCCAGCTCTACGAACCCGTTGATGCCTCCTTGCTGCTCAGCTACGTGGAGGGCAAGGACGGCCAGATCCTCGAAGAGGGCATCACCGAGGCCGGGGCCATGGCCAGCTTCACCGCGGCGGGCACCAGCTACGCCACTCGAGGCGTGCCCATGGTGCCCTTCTTCATCTTCTATTCGATGTTCGGATTCCAGCGGGTCGGCGACCTCATCTGGGCGGCGGCCGACGCCCAGGCCAAGGGCTTCCTCATCGCCGCCACCGCGGGGCGCACCACCCTCATGGGCGAAGGGCTGCAGCACCAGGACGGCCACAGCCTGGTGCTGGCCTCCACCGTGCCCACCTGCCACGCCTACGACCCCGCCTTCGCCTACGAGATGGCAGCCATCATCGAGCACGGCCTGCACGAGATGTACGGCGGGCCCGAGGGCCGCGCCGCCGGCGACGGGCCCAACGGCGGCGACGGTGGCTTCTACTACCTCACCGCCTACAACGAGAACTACCAGATGCCCGCCCGACCCGATCACGTCACGGCCGACGACATCGTGGGTGGCCTCTACAAGTGGGCCGACAGCCCCGAGGGGGTCGAGGCCCAGGCCACCCTCGTGTTCTCGGGCACCGCCCAGGCGGCGGCCCGCGACGCCCAGGCGGCCCTCGCCGAGGCCGGGGTCGGGGCCGAGCTGTGGTCGGCCACCAGCTACAAGGCCCTGCGCGAGGACGCCCTCTCCGTCGAGCGGTGGAACCGGCTCCACCCGCTCGACCCGCCCCGCACCTCCCGCGTCGCCCGCCTCCTCGCCGATGCCCCCGGTCCCATCGTCGCCGTCACCGACTTCATGAAGTCGGTCCCCGACCAGGTCGCCCGGTTCCTCGGCGAGCGCACGTTCGTCCCCCTCGGCACCGACGGCTTCGGCCGGTCCGACACCCGCGAAGCCCTGCGCCGGCACTTCGAGACCGACGCCGCCCACGTCGAGGTGGCGGTGCTCTCGGCCCTGGCCCACGACGGAGCGGTCGACCCGACCAGGGTGGCCGACGCCATCAAGCGCCACGAGCTCGACCCCGACACCCCCGACCCCCGCACCATCTGACCGGCCACCGTCACCGCCGTCTCCGGCGGCGGACGGCACCGACGGGTTGGGTAGCGTGACCGCCATGGCCGCGCCATCCATCCCCGTCACCGGCGACCCCGAGGCCGACCGCCTCCTCGTCACCGATCCTCTGGCCCTGCTCATCGGCATGCTGCTCGACCAGCAGGTGCCGATGGAGTGGGCGTTCAAGGGGCCCCTCACCTTGTCGCAGCGCCTGGACGGGCTCGACGCCGCTGCCATCGCGGCCATGGACCCCGACGCCCTCGTCGAGGTCTTCGTCACCAAGCCCGCCCTGCACCGCTACCCCGCCGCCATGGCCCGCCGCACGCACGAGCTGTGCCAGTTCCTCACCGAGCACTACGACGGCGACGCCGCCAAGGTCTGGAAGGGCGTCCGCTCCGGCGACGAGCTCTACCGACGCCTCCGCGAACTCCCCGGCTACGGCGAGGAGAAGGCCAAGATCTTCATGGCCATCCTGGCCAAGCGGCTGGGCAAGGCGCCGGCCGGATGGGAGGCAGCCGCCGCGCCGTTCTCCGACGACGTGCCCCGGTCAGTGGCCGACATCTCCTCGCCCGAGGCCCTGCTGAAGGTCCGCGAGTGGAAGAAGGCCCAGAAGGCCAAGGGAAAGGGCAAGGCCGACAAGGCGTGACGACCCCGCCGGGCCGAAGGCGCCCGGCCACCCCTGGACACCGGGCGACGCCTCGACGCCGCTACGACGACGAACCCTCGTCCTCCGCCCGTTCGCGGGCGACGTGAAGGGGCACCGACACCTCGGTGCCGGTGGACAGCGAGGGCCGGTCGGGCTCGATCTCGGCGAGCGGCTCGCACCGCAGAAGCGAACCACGGCTGCGTCGGGCGAGCTCTTGGTACACGCGCACCCCGTTGGCCTTCCATCCCAGGGCGGTGTCGTCGAGCTCGCGCACCACCTTGGCCGGGTTCCCCGCCGCCAGGTGCCGAGCCGGCACCTCCATGCCGGCCGGCACGAAGGCGTTGGCCCCCACCAACGCCTCGCCACCGATGCGGGCGCCGTCCATCACCACGGCGTTCATGCCGATCATGGCGAAGGAGCCGACCGTGCAGCCGTGGAGGATGGCGCCATGGCCGACGTGGGCCTCGGGTGCGAGCTCGCAGGCCTCCCCCGGGAAGCAGTGCAGCACGCAGCCGTCCTGCACGTTGGCGCCCTCGCCCACGACGATGCGACCGAAGTCGCCTCGCAGGCTGGCCAACGGGCCCACGTAGGCGCCCTCGCCGACGTGCACGTCGCCGATGAGCACGGCGTCGGGGTGCACGAACGCCCCGGGGTGCACGACGGGCCGGACGCCCTCGATCTCATAGGCCGGCACGCGGTCCTCCAGTCGGTCGGGGTCGGTCAGCTCGACCGGTCGGCCGAGCTGAGGGCCCGCTGACGGTTCAGCCAGCCGAGCAGGACGGCCACCGCACGGGGATCGTGGCGCAGCTGGTGCCCACCGCCGTCGATGATGCGCAGGTCGGCGTCGCCGTGGGCGTCGGCCAGGACCCGGGCGTCGAACACGGGCACCACGTCGTCGTCCGAGCCGTGCAACAGCAGCACCGATCGAGGTGCCACCTTCGGGATGGCCGCCACGGCCCGCACGTCGCGGATCTCACGGGCCCAGGCGTCGAACGCCGGCGGGTAGGCCGCCGAACGGATGATGCCGGTGTCGCGCGCGTGCTGCAGGAGCCGGCGTGGGTGGCTGGCCCAGTCGTCGAAGTCGGCGGGTGCCCCCACCGCCGCCACTCCTCGGATCTCGGGATCGGCCGCGGCGGCGCAGACGCTGAGGGCCCCACCCGTGCCGAACCCGGCTGCCCACACGCCCCGCACGGCGTCGACCTCGCGCAGGAAGCGGGCTGCCGCCAACAGGTCGTCGAGCCATCCCCGCAACGAGAAGTCGCCGCCGGAGTCGCCGCAGCCACGGAAGGTGAAGGTGAGCACCACCCACCCCATCTCGGTGGCGATGCGCTCCGCCAGCTCCGGGAAAGACCGCGCCGAGAGCCGCCCGCCCTGGTTCATGTGGGGGAACCCGTGGGTGATCAACAGCCCCGGCACCTGCGTCCCCGCCGCGATGCTGGGCCGGGCCAGGTGCCCGGCGATCCCGATGCCCCCCGAGGTGAACAGCTGCTCCATGACTATGGGCGACGCGGAGCGCCGCCGGTGCGAGACGGGTCGCTGGCGCTCCCGACGTCTCGCCACCCCCCACCCCGACACGAACCCACCCCGGAACGCGGAGCGCCGCCGATGCGAGACCGGCCGCTGGCGCTCCCGACGTCTCGGCCGATGCGGGTCACTCGGCGACGCCGGCGCCCGAGCCGTCGCCCTTGTAGGGCTTGTAGCCGCGGTTGCGGGCCTCGGCCAGGGTGTCGGGGCCGAAGCCGATGAACGTCTCGGCCGCCATGAGCTCGGCGATGATCTCGGGCTCGGTGAGGTTGTCGACGTCGTAGACCACCTGGGTGCGCTTGTCGCCCACCCATCGGTGCTCGGCGTACTTCCCGGGACGTTCCATTGGTCGTGCGCACCTCCGCTGCAGGGAGCCTCATCGTAGGGCGGGCGCGAACAGGGGAGGGCACGAAGGCCCTCCCCTGTCACTGAGTAAGTGGAATGAGACCGGTGGGACGTTGGCTACCGGGCGGGACGAGCTCCCGGCCGTCGTCACCGGCGGTGGCTGGGTGGGATTCACCAGCCGGCCCAGCTCGCCGCGCTAGCGACCAGCCACCTCCGAGGTCCCACAACAACCGTCGTTCATCTGGTGGACCACCTCCTTTCCTCGGTCCGAGCAGTGTGCCAGCTCTGCCCCGCCGAGTGCACGCGCCTTTCGGCTCCGTTCACACGCCGTTCGCAGGGCTCAGGAGCTCGCCGAGGGATCCGGCGGCTCGGGAACCTGACCGCCGATGGCGCCGATGGCCTCGAGGTACTCACCCGAGGCGTCGAGGACCCGCACCACCCACACGTCGTCGAGCTCGAGACCGCCTTCGGCCGCCTTGCCGAGCACGTAGGCCAGCCCCTCGTCCTCGGCGGCGACCAGCGGACCGCTGGTGTCGTTCTCACCGAAGTCGCGGGCCACGCCCCGATCCTCGAGGTAGTCGAGGTGCCACAGCAGCAGCGCCCGCACGTCGTCGTAGGTCAGCTCGGCGGTCATCTCCTCGGGGAGGCGGTCGGCCACGAACTCCACCGCCTCCTCGAGGTCGTACACCGACGTGGGCGGCTCGTCCTCGAGGCGGTAGGTGAGGCGCCCGATGGTGACCAGGGCGATGACCAGCACCGCCACCACGGTGAGCACGACGAAGACGATGAGCACGACACGAGACTACGGAGAAAACGGCGGAGGCCCGCACCGGCGACGGTGCGGGCCTCGCGGTCGTGGTCGGCCCCGAGGGCCCGACGACCGGCTCAGATGCCGATGCGCTGGGCGAGGAGCTCGCGGTGGTAGGTGGGGTCGCCGAAGAGCAGTTCGGAGCTCTTGGCCCGCTTGAAGTACAGGTGGGCCGGGTGCTCCCAGGTGAAGCCGATGCCGCCGTGGATCTGGATGTTCTCGGAGGCGGCGTGGAAGTAGGCCTCCGAGCAGTAGGCCTTGGCCAGGGAGGCGACCGACGGCAGCTCGTCGTTCATCTCCGAGGCGCACCAGCCGGCGTAGTAGGCGGCCGACTTGGCCGACTCGACCTCGAGGAGCATGTCGGCGCACTTGTGCTTGATGGCCTGGAACGAGCCGATGGGCCGGCCGAACTGCACGCGCACCTTGGCGTACTCGACGGCCATGTCGAGGCACATCTGGGCGCCGCCGACCTGCTCGGCAGCGAGGCCGACCGCGGCGAGGTCGAGGACGGTGGACAGGGTGTCCCAGCCGGCGCCGTCGGTGCCGAGGAGGGTGGCCTCGACGCCGTCGAAGTCGAGCTTGGCCTGCTTGCGGGTCTGGTCCATGGTGGACAGCGCCGTGCGGGTGAGCCCAGCGGCGTCGCCGGGGACGTGGAAGAGGCTCACACCGGCGGCGGTGCGGGCGGCCACCACGATCAGGTCGGCCACGTGGCCGTCGAGGACGTAGCTCTTGGTGCCGCTGATCTTCCAGGTGCCGCCGTCGTCGGTGGCGGTGGCCTCGATGCCGGACTCGTCCCAGCGACCGTTGGGCTCGGTGAAGGCGAGGGTGGCGATGGTCTCGCCCGAGGCGATGCCCGGCAGCAGGGCGGCCTTGGCGTCGTCGTCACCGGCCTGCAGGATCGTGTTGGCGGCGAGCACCACCGTGGAGAAGTACGGGGCGCACAGCAGCGAGCGGCCCATCTCCTCGAGCACGACGATGAGCTCGACGTAGCCGAAGCCCTGGCCGCCGAACTCCTCGGGGATGGTGAGGCTCTGCAGGCCGAGCTGCTCGGCCATCTGGCTCCACACCGTGGGGTCGTAGCCCCGCTCGGTCTCCATCTGCTCGCGCACGGTGGCCTCGGAGGACTTGGCCTCCAGGAACTGACGGACGATGTTGCGGAGCTCTTCCTGCTCCTCGGAAAAGGCGAAGTTCATGGGCCGGGACGCTACGAGGCGGCGCGCCGGGCTGCAAACCATCTTGTGTACACACGCGTCCACATCTACGGTGGGTGCCGTGCAGATCGGCGTGCGAGAGCTCCGGGCCAACCTCGCCGGCCTCGTGCGACGGGCCCAGGCGGGCGAGGCCATCGTGGTGACCGTCTCGGGTCGACCGGCGGCGGTGCTCGGACCTGTCGGCGGCGGCCACGAGGTCGGGCTCGACGACCTCGTGGCCATGGGCGCGGTGCGGGCACCGCGGGCCCGCACGGGGCGGCCGGACGTGGCCCGCACTCCCCTGCCGGTCGACACCCGGTCCGACATCGAGCTGCGCAAGGTCCGCTGAACCGTGGCGCTGGCCATCGACTCGAGCGCCCTGGTGAAGCGCTACGTGGACGAACCGGAGAGCGCCGCGGTCACCGCGCTGATGGACGCCGAGGCCCAGTGGTTCGCCTCGGACCTCGTGCGGTGCGAGACCACGATCCTGCTGGCCCGTCTGGCCACGAGCGCTCGCCAAGCCGAAGACCTCACCGCCCGTTTCTACGCCGACTGGGACGCCTTCCACGTGGTGCCCGTCGACGAACGCTGCCTCTCACGCGCCGCCGAGATCGGCGCCGACTTCGGCCTGCGGGTGGTCGACGCCATCCACCTGGCCGCCGCCACCCGGCTCCCCCGCCCCGTGCGCCTCTTGACCCTCGACCCTCGCCAGGTGCTGGCGGCGGTGGCCCTCGACCTCGAACCGGTACCCACGCCCGAGGACTGACACCTCGGCGGCCGGGCGGACCCGGGTGCGAACAGGGCCCGGAGACGAGAGGATGGTCCCATGACGCTGCTGCTCTCCGACACCGGCTGGGAGCTCCACAACGTGGTGGTGGGGCCCGTCGACAACAACGTGTACGTGCTGCGCTGCACCGAGACGGGCGACGCGCTGCTCATCGACGCCGCCAACGAGCACGACCGCCTGCTCGACCTGTGCCGCACCCTCGAGGTGCGCACCGTGGTGGAGACCCACGGCCACTGGGACCACATCCAGGCCATCCCCGAGATCCGCGACGCCGGCTACGAGGTCGGCGTGACCGCGGCCGACGCCGGGATGCTGCCCAGCTACGACTACCTGCTCGAGGACGACACCGTGTTCGACGTGGGCCGTCTGAAGCTGCGCACCATCCTCACGCCGGGCCACACGCCGGGTTCGATCTGCTTCAAGGTCGAGGGCACCCCCCTGCTCTTCACCGGCGACACCCTGTTCCCGGGCGGGCCGGGCAACACCAGCTTCGAGCACAGCGACTTCGACACGATCATCGAGTCGATCGACCGGCGTCTCTTCACCCTCCCCGAGGACCTCATCGTCCTGCCCGGCCACGGCGACCGCACCACGATCGGCACCGAACGGCCTCACCTGCAGGAGTGGGTCGACCGGGGCTGGTGAGCCGACAGCTCTTCGCCGCCGAACCTCTGGTTCGGTGTCGCCGCTCGGTCGAGGTGAACGACACCTAGGATCGCCGTCCGTGCCTGTTCCTCGACGAGCTGCTCGCATGCTGCGCGCGCTGCTGGTGGCCTCGACGGTCTTGATCGCCTCGGCGTGCGGGACCTCGGGCTCAGCTCAGGTCGAGGCGCCGGGGAGCGACCGCTCCCTGGTGCACCCCGATGAGCTCTGTGACGAGGCACTCGAGAGCGACGACACGGTGCTCGTCACGGCTGCCCACGTCGTCACCGACGGGCGACTCGGCGCGCTGTGCTTCGGCGAACCCGACGACACCCTCGTCGAGGCGTGGGACGAGCTCGTCGCCATCACCCCACCCGGTCAGCTCTCCGACCTCGCCGTCGTCGTCGGCTTCGTCGCGGACGAAGACGACGACAGCCAGACCCTCGCCTTCGTGAACGCCTTGGACTCGGAGGGCCTGGCGTTCCAGATGTCGATCAACCTGCCCGCCTTCGACGCCGACCGCGACGAGGCGTCGCTCACCCTGGCCCACGAGTTCACACACGTGTTCACGCAGACCCCCGACCAGCTCGACCGTTCGGTGGCCGATCCTGCTGCCTGTGAGACCCACTTCAACGGAGACGGCTGCTATCGGCCGGGATCGCTCATGGCGGCGTGGATCGAGGAGTTCTGGTCGGACGAGGAGCTCGCCACGGTGGATGTCGACGCCGACCCGTACCCGGAAGACGGCGACGACCGCTGCGACGTCGACGACAGCTTCTTCGGCTCCTACGCGGCCACCAACCCCGAGGAGGACTTCGCCGAGGCGTTCAGCGCCTTCGTCTACCGGGTCGCGCCGCTCACCGCGGGACAGCGGACCAAGCTCGACTGGCTGGCCGGCCAGGCCGGACTGGCGGAGTTCCGATCTCAGGCCCTCGACGCCGGTCTCGGGCCGCTCGAGAACACCTTCGAGGTCTGCGGGTCCTGATCCCGGGGAGGGCCGCCACGCTCGGGGCGAGCCGACCGGCGGCGGAATTTCTCCTACGGCGATAGTGCGAATGCGGGGGGCCGCCTAGACTGGCCTCATGGCTGCAGCTCCCCTCTTCGCCATCGAGGACCTCCACGTCAGCACGACCGATGACCGCCCCTCGGCGATCCTCCACGGCGTCGACCTGACCATCGGCCCCGGTGAGATCCACGCCCTCATGGGCCCCAACGGTTCCG includes the following:
- a CDS encoding ribonuclease H family protein, with the translated sequence MTTVAYTDGACKGNPGPGGWAWAVPGGAFASGAEAHSTNQRMEITAAFEAVKANPGPLEVVSDSTYVVHCFRDGWWEGWKRKGWLNSQRKPVANRDLWEPFVDLVVARGDVRFRWVKGHGGDPGNDLVDRLAVEAAETQQGRSGDSPPEEVGAPDRPGAPTRSAASVGTSGTDDTGSGTDGDLPGHPVVILGHRPPVVDPEADPEGAGILLDELLTKLVTLVERDPELVVVTGLRRGAEQLAAEAAVGAGVPYVAVLPWPDPATGWPEADRERFEELVGEADGVRVLRPDVPASVDDQRAAMARRDDWLARRARAALLVWDGHDEAMGRLHRTLVDHLGSTAVVVVAPPPPPPPPAPPGP
- a CDS encoding HhH-GPD-type base excision DNA repair protein → MAAPSIPVTGDPEADRLLVTDPLALLIGMLLDQQVPMEWAFKGPLTLSQRLDGLDAAAIAAMDPDALVEVFVTKPALHRYPAAMARRTHELCQFLTEHYDGDAAKVWKGVRSGDELYRRLRELPGYGEEKAKIFMAILAKRLGKAPAGWEAAAAPFSDDVPRSVADISSPEALLKVREWKKAQKAKGKGKADKA
- a CDS encoding hydantoinase/oxoprolinase family protein — its product is MTRVGSDTGGTFTDLVTADGRIAKVPSTRDDPGRAVRDGLALLLGDEQAETLAHGTTVATNALLERKGARVALVTTAGFADVIEIARQDRPALYDQSATRPEPLVPRHLRLEVDERLAADGTELVPLGEIPVIPDVVDAVAVCLLHSDLEPGHEWVVGAELEFRGHDVSCSCDVSPEFREYERTVTTVVNAYLRPACRTYLRDLDDAADRVLVMTSAAGLVPARRAAERPAALLLSGPAGGVLAGAVAAAANGFPDAVTFDMGGTSTDVCLVLGGTPEPAAEREVAGFPVRMPSLDVHTIGAGGGSIAHLDDGGALVVGPESAGAEPGPACYGRGGRRPTVTDADLVAGRIPADAAFPGLGPLDRDAAETALAAAGVTADGVLAVVDAAMEEAIRVVTVERGVDPSGLALVAFGGAGPLHACALAEALDMAAVVVPARAGVLSAVGILGAPLRVDLVRSVVDPRDHAGARLLGHELVQEATTQLLAQAPPPPADRHDDLGAGLVGVTTAEHRVHSDVAFDCRYAGQSHELAVRHPGRFHREHRLRNGYERPEHPVEVIAVRVKAWIESPVGVDDLPAPDRVGAVGPAVLAEEDCTIWVPDGWVAELGAAGALVLRRVGQERS
- the aceE gene encoding pyruvate dehydrogenase (acetyl-transferring), homodimeric type produces the protein MNLDQHVSQLPDADPTETGEWLDSLDAVIGERGKTRARYLVSRLTERARERQVGTPAEVSTPYVNTIPVNEQPWFPGDEYVEKRLRRMLRWNAAVMVINANTQAEGIGGHLSTFASSAMLYEVGFNHFFRGKEDGLAGDHVYIQGHAAPGIYSRAYLERRLDESHLDGFRREIDGPGLSSYPHPWLMPDFWEYPTVSMGLGPINSIYQARFNKYLHSRRVDDTAASRVWCFLGDGETDEPETLGAISLAGREGLDNLTWVINCNLQRLDGPVRGNGKIIQELESSFRGAGWNVIKVIWGAGWDDLLARDVDGVLLAKMNATLDGEWQRYAVESGEYIREHFFGPDPRLRKLVEHLSDDELRALPRGGHDYKKVFAAYKAAAETKGVPTVILAKTVKGWALGSEVEGRNSTHQIKKMSMAQLRELRDRLHLDDVIPDDALDDEDTPPYYRPDTDSPEYKYLMDRRRALDGPLPIRSTEVRRPLTLPDPAAFAEFDAGSGGQAVSTTMAFTRMLRGLARDEGFGDRVVPIIPDEARTFGMDALFRELKIYASHGQLYEPVDASLLLSYVEGKDGQILEEGITEAGAMASFTAAGTSYATRGVPMVPFFIFYSMFGFQRVGDLIWAAADAQAKGFLIAATAGRTTLMGEGLQHQDGHSLVLASTVPTCHAYDPAFAYEMAAIIEHGLHEMYGGPEGRAAGDGPNGGDGGFYYLTAYNENYQMPARPDHVTADDIVGGLYKWADSPEGVEAQATLVFSGTAQAAARDAQAALAEAGVGAELWSATSYKALREDALSVERWNRLHPLDPPRTSRVARLLADAPGPIVAVTDFMKSVPDQVARFLGERTFVPLGTDGFGRSDTREALRRHFETDAAHVEVAVLSALAHDGAVDPTRVADAIKRHELDPDTPDPRTI
- a CDS encoding gamma carbonic anhydrase family protein, with protein sequence MPAYEIEGVRPVVHPGAFVHPDAVLIGDVHVGEGAYVGPLASLRGDFGRIVVGEGANVQDGCVLHCFPGEACELAPEAHVGHGAILHGCTVGSFAMIGMNAVVMDGARIGGEALVGANAFVPAGMEVPARHLAAGNPAKVVRELDDTALGWKANGVRVYQELARRSRGSLLRCEPLAEIEPDRPSLSTGTEVSVPLHVARERAEDEGSSS
- a CDS encoding type II toxin-antitoxin system Phd/YefM family antitoxin — protein: MQIGVRELRANLAGLVRRAQAGEAIVVTVSGRPAAVLGPVGGGHEVGLDDLVAMGAVRAPRARTGRPDVARTPLPVDTRSDIELRKVR
- a CDS encoding alpha/beta hydrolase, yielding MEQLFTSGGIGIAGHLARPSIAAGTQVPGLLITHGFPHMNQGGRLSARSFPELAERIATEMGWVVLTFTFRGCGDSGGDFSLRGWLDDLLAAARFLREVDAVRGVWAAGFGTGGALSVCAAAADPEIRGVAAVGAPADFDDWASHPRRLLQHARDTGIIRSAAYPPAFDAWAREIRDVRAVAAIPKVAPRSVLLLHGSDDDVVPVFDARVLADAHGDADLRIIDGGGHQLRHDPRAVAVLLGWLNRQRALSSADRSS
- a CDS encoding acyl-CoA dehydrogenase family protein, which produces MNFAFSEEQEELRNIVRQFLEAKSSEATVREQMETERGYDPTVWSQMAEQLGLQSLTIPEEFGGQGFGYVELIVVLEEMGRSLLCAPYFSTVVLAANTILQAGDDDAKAALLPGIASGETIATLAFTEPNGRWDESGIEATATDDGGTWKISGTKSYVLDGHVADLIVVAARTAAGVSLFHVPGDAAGLTRTALSTMDQTRKQAKLDFDGVEATLLGTDGAGWDTLSTVLDLAAVGLAAEQVGGAQMCLDMAVEYAKVRVQFGRPIGSFQAIKHKCADMLLEVESAKSAAYYAGWCASEMNDELPSVASLAKAYCSEAYFHAASENIQIHGGIGFTWEHPAHLYFKRAKSSELLFGDPTYHRELLAQRIGI